One window from the genome of Paraclostridium sordellii encodes:
- a CDS encoding dipeptidase yields MKFIDLHCDTIDRLLVDKNDNKLNKNLHCVDIEKLIKGECLAQTFALYVDIDEHTDPYLHCMDMAKKFHEEIKLNSDLINLATNYKQIIENEKNNKISALLAIEEGAVLEGDINKLIEFYNLGVRMITLTWNHENEIGYPHVRPEFKEKGLKAFGLEVVEKMNELGMIVDVSHLSDSGFYDVAKMSKKPFIATHSNARFITNHSRNLTDDMIKVLANKGGVTGINFCSAFIGNTSMAMIDDMVKHIKHIKNVGGIESIALGSDFDGIDCPVEIKDVSEMGKLAIKLEQEGFTIDEIEKIYYKNALRVIKDVM; encoded by the coding sequence GTGAAATTTATAGATTTACATTGCGACACAATAGATAGATTATTAGTTGATAAAAATGATAATAAGTTAAACAAAAATTTACATTGTGTAGATATAGAAAAGCTTATAAAAGGTGAATGTCTAGCACAAACCTTTGCTTTGTATGTTGATATTGATGAACATACAGATCCTTATTTGCACTGTATGGATATGGCAAAAAAATTTCATGAAGAAATTAAATTAAATAGTGATTTAATAAATCTAGCAACTAATTATAAACAAATAATTGAAAATGAAAAAAATAATAAGATAAGTGCATTATTAGCAATAGAAGAAGGTGCAGTTTTAGAAGGAGATATAAATAAATTAATAGAGTTTTACAATTTAGGAGTTAGAATGATTACATTAACTTGGAATCATGAAAATGAAATAGGATACCCTCATGTTAGACCGGAATTTAAAGAAAAAGGGTTAAAAGCATTTGGATTAGAAGTAGTTGAAAAAATGAATGAATTAGGTATGATTGTAGATGTATCACATTTATCAGATTCAGGGTTTTATGATGTAGCTAAAATGTCTAAGAAACCATTTATAGCAACTCACTCTAATGCTAGATTTATAACTAATCATAGTAGAAATTTAACTGATGATATGATTAAAGTTTTAGCAAATAAAGGTGGAGTGACAGGAATAAACTTCTGTAGTGCATTTATTGGAAATACGTCAATGGCAATGATAGATGATATGGTAAAACATATAAAACATATAAAAAATGTAGGTGGAATTGAATCAATTGCGTTAGGTTCAGATTTTGATGGTATAGATTGCCCTGTTGAAATTAAAGATGTTAGTGAGATGGGAAAACTAGCAATTAAATTAGAACAAGAAGGTTTCACGATAGATGAAATTGAGAAGATATACTATAAAAATGCTTTAAGGGTAATAAAAGATGTTATGTAA